AAGTTGAAACTTGTTTTGTTTTCCTAAGCATTTTGGGATATACTGAGTTATATATACAGACGCTTAAACGTTCCGACCTTTTCTGTTAATGACTGTTATTTGTTGTGTGCTAGCATGATTCATTTCGAATGTATTCTGCCTagattaatttttcttttattttttatgaaagcaTTTGAGTAATTCTTTTTCTATTGTTGAATGAGCATACGTTTAAATATTACTTGAACATTGACAGAACTAGATTTTTTAGTCGAAATAGAACTAGATTTGATTGTATCAAACTGAAGTAGTAAGTTTGGAACTTATATAAGACAACATGCAATGCACGGatttatttatcatattttatagCAATAGATTATTTAAATTatgtaaaagttttttttttacattggaaagataaattgcaccattCAGGAATTGATTGTTAGACTTTCATCACTCAACCCATATATCTCCTAGCACTTACCACTTGAACCATAATTGGGTTACAAATTATGTAAAAGTTATTATAGTTTAATCATATAATTAacttaattataaatataaaaattaaatataattatattgagatattttaataaataatttatttagaaCAATATCTTGTGTGTATTTTGTATATATCTTGAAAggtttgaatcaatttttctttttctcatttgaTTTTCCTTATCCAATTTTAAAATTGGTGATGCACCTATTTTGAAATTAAGGGGTCAAAACTCACTCAGAGCTCGTTTGGATccaaacaaaaaatatttattagagCTTATTTAGTGTTTCTCTTAGGCCCCATTTGGAATAACTTATGTGAGCTTATTTGATAGCATAAACAATTATATCAGTGTTTAGGAGAACTTATGCAAATAGTTTATGGCCGACCATAAGcggttttgagcttattttcataagctactcaggatagcttatgaaaaaggaCCTTATGCTTATTCATAACTTATTTTCAATATGTGCTGTATTGGCTTGAGCACTGTTATTTCCTCTTCCTCGCGCAACCACACTATGATTTCCCTGTGCACAACCTCAGCTTTTCCCTGTCGAACGTGGTCTATCCCCCCCAATCTGGATATCCTACAACTTGAAAGCAGTCCTTGGCATTGTAGCCAATCTTACCACACTGGTTTCAAGTTGTCCCCTTGTCTTTTGCACGTGCAACTGCTGCTTTTGCTCCCGCCAGCGTAGTGAAGCCCACTGCCTCGCCACGGTCTTCCTTGCTTCTTGCTATATTCATGTGGCGCTCTTCTTGTATGATCATTGAATATACTCAGCTCAGACTTGGCAGGAGATCCATGCTCAGGATGTTAGAGCACACAGTTCCGTACATCGCATCATCCAAGCCCATCAAAAATTGGTGGACCTTGTCTTCTTCTCATTTCTTCTCCAACTTTCCCCCAATATTGCATTCACATCCGCCACACTTGCACACTAGAGTTGGTTCATAACTCCCTAGTTCATCCCACATAACTTTCAGTTTTTCGTAATATGCCACAACAGCCTGGCCCATTTGCTTACATGCAGCCAGATAGTTGATAAATACGTGGTCCGTTCCCCATGGAGAACCTCTGTTCAATATCCTCCCACAAGTCTCTGGCGCTCTGCATATATGTGATGGTAGAGCGCAAACTTGGCTTTATGGTAATCAAGATCCATGCAACCAGCATGGAGTTCACCACCCACCAATCTTCCGCATAAGCAGAATCATCCTTTGGTTTTGTCAATGTCCCATCAACAAAGCCCAATTTCTTCTTTGCTTGCAGTGCATTTCGCATTGCTCTTGCCCATTCCTCATAATTATCACCTTTCAGTTGAATCGGTGTGATCAACATCCTGGATTGTCAGACAGGTGTAGATAGTAAGAAGAGACGACGACAGATTCTTTTCCATTCGTCTCACCGCTCTTCTTTTCCTCACCACTCTTCTTTTCCTCACCATTCTTCTTTTTGCTATCTTCTCCACCTGTCGTGGTGGTCCTCCATTTCTCAGAGACTCAAAGAATTTGAGTTCTTGCATTTCTCACGTTTAGTGCGTCGAGGCTCTGGATACCATGAACAAATACCGCTTGACAAAGGAATTCTATGTTCTTTCTTATTCACAATCAAAACACACACATACAAGAGGTCAACTAGTACATAAATCAGGTAAATTAGAAAGAAATATTTACTTACTATATTAAGTTCCTAAACTTATGCCTAATAAAAACATTACATAGATACCCCTATAATCACGGCACACAACTTTCCCAATATATTTTCCAATAATCCACCATCTTTCTTTCTTGAATTTTGCAAATGCTTAACCTCTGCACTTGAATTTTGCTTCTGTCTTCTCTCATTTTCAAATTAGTTTTTGtgtttcttttttcaaaaaaaaaaaagaggtgtgaACCTGACTTAATTTATAAAATCATGAATGGTTATGGTTGTGGAAAGTTTTTgttgttataatttttttcaacatTGTTATAGTGTCACTTTGAGTTTGATCCATTTAGCTTGTATAGGTAGGAAAATATCTGGTTGTTGTTATTGTAATTGAATGGAATTCATCATGTCTAGCTaggtattatttatttttattgttattgAAAAGGCCATTCGAGAGATTCAAGAGAGCTGGAACAAGGTTCTAAGAATTAGGGATGACTTATC
This portion of the Lotus japonicus ecotype B-129 chromosome 3, LjGifu_v1.2 genome encodes:
- the LOC130745088 gene encoding uncharacterized protein LOC130745088; translation: MTRESTESDRVLPENESGSESARFPYADSRVYRVSELTRESDNIACPNLSLVHPYTVVKGEEGDIMMLITPIQLKGDNYEEWARAMRNALQAKKKLGFVDGTLTKPKDDSAYAEDWWVVNSMLVAWILITIKPSLRSTITYMQSARDLWEDIEQRFSMGNGPRIYQLSGCM